TCTGCTCATTAAAGATGCATTAAGTCACATTTCCTCAAATACAAAGAGCATATGAGAGAAGATTATTATGCCTATCTAGTCATTCTTTATGTAGTAGTCCTTAGGGTTGTGGGGGAGCTGGTGCCAATATCCAGTATTCATTTAGTAAGAGGCAAGGTACACCCTGGAAATTTCACCactccatcacagggcaacacaaagtCACACAGAATATAATACAAGCCTGTACATGCGGACTCACACTTAAGGACAATTAGAATTCTTGCTTAAAATTGCTTCAGAATTATGCATTCATTacacaaaatacaataaaataaatcacaatctGTATTTGgaatatgataaaatattaaaaacgtCAAGTAGCGTTAAATATTAGTGTAAGACTTATGTAACTTGTTGAAATTTTACTTTAGACTTGTAGAATATGAAATAAGATCAAATATATCCTGCCACAGTTATTGCCAGCCAATGCCAGGATATATTTGATTCTTTTGTTACCCTATGCTTAAGTAATTTATCAAAACATACGACGTTGTCCGATAATGGATGCCTCCTACCAGCTTTCCCCAGCGCCATTAACGTCCGTGACGCAGAAGTCTGTCACGCGCTTGCAGAACTGGCGGTTAGAAAACCGTTAGAGGCTAGCTTTGGAGCAGGTAAGGGAAACTGTAAATGTTATACAGTTATAAACTCTCATGACATCTGTTTAGAAACAACGACCTGCTCTGGTGGCTATTTTGGCTATTTCTTAGTGAGAAATATATCCACTCTAACCTCCATTAGCAAACACTTAATAATATCAAGTGAAATCCGTAACGATCCTAAAAACCGAATTCAAGCTAACATCTGAACTAATGCAGTATTTCGGTCGTCTCTGTCTTCCAAAAGtgtatatattttcaaattttatacatatattttttatataagaatatatatatatatacatatatatatatatatatatataaacgtTGTTGTcgtattttgtcttatttggtGCTGTTTCTCTCAGTTCAGGATGGACAAAGATCGAGGTTTTAGGTTCAAACTTTTGGTGCCTCCCAGAGTAAGCCACGGCCATATAAATGCTGTCCGACCTCAAGGAACAGTAGGGAACCATCTTCTAAATTCAGAGCAGCAGGTAGCCTCTTCATTAAAACGGGTAAATTTTCTGGAAATATTTGGTTGGaaattaattgcaaaataaCCAGATAAAACTTCAACActgataaaatacacagaaaagcTTTTGTTCACATTGAGAAGCAAAGACTAAGTACTCTATATAAGACTATAATGCACAAATCTTCAGAGAAAGAGTATTTTTGTCCATAATATTACTGCCATCACAAGTCATTGTATTGTAGGTTtcaagtgaaaagaaaatactaGTAAAATCCTTAGTGCAAAATAGATTGCAATATGATTGATAGAATGTATGAGTGCTgcttacatgtttatttttattgtacataAATGCTCAGTATTAATACATAAACTCAGCATGGACTTCACTTCTGAATTGTTTATTTCTAAGTGTCAATTCACTTCCTGCCGTTGTGAATATTCCCCAGGATAATTCCAGCTCTGGTGAGCTTTATTCCAATCTCTTTGATGAAGTAGAGAAAATACAGTCCTGGAAGGTCAAAGTTGAAAATGACActgcagagaaagagagaagactGCAGGATAACAAAAGAACGATTGAAACCCAACGAAAAGCCATTCAGgatctgcaggtgtgtgtcttaGAGACAGCTGTTCTTAAGTCCTTTGTGTCGATTGCTTCTACCTTTTCTGAAATagaacatttgtttgtttttggtttccattagtatttgttttgtcttagaGTTGGTTAACATTAAGTGTTTTATCTTTACAGTTTAGCAATGAAAGTTTGAGCATAAAGCTAGAGGAACAAATCTCTGAAAATGAGGACCTAAGAAGCAAGTATGTCtgattttcttccagaattcCACACACACATCTTTAGATGGCAgatttttgtgatgtaaaaataggttatattaagtgattttaaaatatttataatataaatttatacaAGCTGCAACAATGTGGATGTATATGTGTGCTCACCAATACCTTTGGTGTGCacacctttttatttaattccaaTAAACTCTTCCTATAGATAGCCAAATGGGGCAGAAATGGATAGTGAGCATAGTAAAACATTTGAGTATTGATTGATTAGTCCTTCTCTTTTCCTcctaatgtttcttttgtttttgtttttcttcttccagaaTTTTGTAGTtgattatgtttattttcttacccAGTGTAAAAAAGTAACCTAAGacattaaaagattttattatttaatttacaacttACACTTTTATCAGAAAGTGGATGTTTATGGTAAATCTCACAAGGACCTGTGAAaggaaagtgaaaaataaattaatgcaaaatattattGCAAAGAGCTGTTACTAGAAACCAATCAGGTGTGTTTGACCTGTCCAGCACAGTGACATGATTAGGCATTGATTTAACATCCTTTGGTGAAATTACCTggtatttattgaataaaatatgttatctttaaaaatgataataaaaaatattgtataaaatctAGTGTCTCTCATTAGTGTAGTTTAGTAAGACAATTAAGCTCTGAAGGCTTGggattgtgtttcttttttctttgtttgtacCTGATAGGAATTTGTTGATGATCCCCTGTTTTGTGCCAAACGTAACTTGGAAGTCTGGGCAAAActtcaagttttgttttgtctgaatatAGTCCTTCAAAGcttttaagtacattttaatcagttcaaaatattttctttggaaTGAAATTATCTTGTCTTATTAACCGTACTCCGTAGTTTAAATAATatggaaaatacaaaagaatGTTGTCACTCAACCAGTTTTTACAAGTAATCCGGGATCTAAGATTAATTCTTTATCAGTGATGGCATGTGTGGTACTAAAAATACCTATCACTGGGACTAAATCTAGGGgtgatgaaacaaaatattaatttaggaGTGTGCACATTTATGcaccatatttgttttttagttgaataataaaaatgttttcagattaaaggtaaaaaaaaaagaattctaaGAAGATCTTGAAGTAATTTTTTATATCGCAAAGACCCTCATAGTTGGTTGTAGCCTACTTCTATTAACTGTTTCATGTCAAATACAAATtgtgtttgatttattgatCAAACAGGAAAGTTtgattaataaatacaaagttggTCATTTCTGAGCCTGTGTTTTTAACACTAAAATACTTTGCTACACATACAGGAACAATACAACAAGGAACTTGTGCAATATACTTAAGGAAACTTTTCAAAGATCTTCTGAGAAAATGCATTtatgtaagcaaaaaaaaaatcttacacaTTCAATTCAACTTTTAGAAATTCTCTGTTTGCTTTGAtattaaaactttacaaaatactGAAACATTACTGCTTTTTTGTAGTTGAATCTGAAAGGGAAGAAACACATCACCTCTTCATGGAAAATAGTGGGAGCATTAAGGTAGATTATTACTATGTATTGGAGCTGGTGATGCAACATATTTAGATGACTTTTCCTGTCTGAACCCAAAAATCATTTCTTTCATTCTGTTTAATCGTAGAAACTACTTTCAGCATTTGAATCCCTTCGTATTCGAGTAGAAGCCGACCAACAAGAGATGCAGAAAGGTAAAAGAGCAGTTTATCTACAGTAccatgaaatacattttatatagtAATACTAAATGAACAATTATGACGTTATTTCCAGTTTAAAACAATTGATTATTGTCCCTTCTTTATAGTGAAAAAAGACTTGTTGCAGTTTGAAGATCTGAAAGAGAAATATCATCAGGAATATATAATGAAAGATAAAGaggtctgttaaaaaaaattgtttatttcaattGCTTGATGTGATTTTGGAAAATAGGAAATTAGTCTTTGAATCAAATGAGTTAAAGATTTGAATGGTTTTCTTCAGAATGAAATGGTTCAGAAAAAACTTGAGAACAAGGAAAATGAGCTCCAGAAAGCCCTGCTAAACCTTAATGAAACTCAGAAATACTGCAAACGACTCCAAGACTCAACAAGTAAGATCATGACTATGTCTATGGgtgtattgttttattatcataATATAGAGAAACAAGTGTAACATTTTGTTTCGTAATATACACATATACAcaatttagacaaaaaataaaaataaatacggGATTTAACTGGGGGTCATGTGTTTGCCTTATTTCCTAAATTTGATAGCAGCATTACCCAATATCTGAAGTGTGAAATCAAATAGCCAAACTCTTTATTGTAATTGCATTATTGCAGGCTGCCTTTCTGGGCTGGACTGTAATGCACATACACTAATAGACTATTTCAAACAGCATGTTTTCTACCTTAACAGAGCAACAATTTGAACTTCTCCAAAGCTTGAAAACTGAAAAGGAATCTCTTCttcaaaacctgaaaagtgcTGAACAATCCTGTGAAGAATTTAAGGTTTGTATTTGTCACTGATAGAAAAACTTTGCTCTTGAATTATGTATGCTGTGATtgaaacaataataatgcaaaataataaatagaaaaaggaggaaaacactGCTGCAGTCctggaaaaaagtgaaaatgagtaTAAAGAGATCATCCAAGACAAAGACCTGAACATACAGGAACTCAACAGAGTAAAAACTGAACAAGCAGAAAAACTGGAGAAGATTGAAACAACAAtcaaggatttaaaaaattcCCAGGCTCTGGAGATACAAAGGTTGACTAAAATCTATAAAATTAACAGCATGTTGAAAATATGATATAAATAATAACTTGTGTCATTAAATGTTTAACACTTTCTCAAGGGTCAAAGATCTGGAGGATAAACTAATGAAAAAGAGCAGTGAGCTTGAAAGGAACGAAAAACTTTTAGGTAAGCTTTATTGGTGATTTATGTTGGGATCATTAGTTTAAGAGTATGCATATTTATGCAAcatatttggtttaatttatttgatgttttttgagACAAATGATTTACTCAACAGGAGAGACGATGGAAGAAGTAACAAAGAAAGAATATCTGATCAAAGCCCTTGAAAAGGAACTTGTaagttgtaaaaaaagaaaaaaaaattatttggtaaatcTAAGACGCTGGATTCaaatgtagtttgttttgtgtagGGGATAGAATTAAAATCCACTGAGAGCTTGAAGTTCAAGATTGATACTTTGGAAGCCAGAGTGAATGAACTTATTTCTGAGCTATCaaggaaaacagaggaaattCAGATGTTAACggtaatacaataaaaatattttttccttaaaaGGGATATTTGTAATAACTATTCTAACATGCATTCATAAAACATGTGACatgccatttttctttctgctgacaGAATGAAAAAGAGGTGGCATTAAATGAAAATAGTCATCTTAAAGAGGTTTGTAAAAACACTTCCttcttaaatttctttcttttgactTTTCCTATCAAACATTCCTTCTTGCATCGTTAACTCAAACCTTACTTTCTTGTGGTTTTCCTTGAGCCTTTCCTtgtgtcctttttctcttttttgtggtctttatgcatattttatgtccttcctttctcattttcttcatcTGTTCTCTGCTCCCTTTTCACGTTTGTCTTTCAGGTTGAACCTGAAAAGTTGTgaaattttaacatgaaaaatatttttatgtttttataatattgtTATCTTGTACACAGATCAAAGTGAAGGAACTTGAAGGGCAGTTGTCtcttgagataaaaaaaaataaagaatgcaCCTTTCAGATGGAGCAGCTAAAGGAAGACATCTTGCAACATGAGTGGGTTCAGCTCTGCAGTTACATTATTATATCTGCTTTTGTACTTTTGCTCATATCGTCATgtaatttgttaatttaatcACATCTTGAAGAGTGAAATATGAGGCGCTGCTGTCTAGTTTTGATAAGCTGCAGTCTGAAAACATGGCCATTCAACAAGAGTTTGAAGATGGACTTTCCAGAGTAAAAGAGTCTAAGGAAAACATGAAGGTAATACATATCAAGACATTTTGTCATATATAAACAGGTGATGTTGCCGAAAGTAGTTCTGATTTCCATATGTCACTTCCATCACTGAATGATTTACACAGTCTGAAAATTCTTTATCCAGGTAAGTGAGGAGAACATAGTAAACCTCAAAAGAAAAGCTCAAAAactggaagaagaaaacaagtgtTTAAGGTTAGTTTCCAGTAGAGGGTCTAAACAACTCCATAAGTTTGTTGCCTTGAAGTGactgttatattttgtttaaataggGATGAAATAAGCACGATCAAAAAGAGAGTCAGTGGGACATGCCAAGACACGTATACTATGCAAAAGAATGCTGAGGAAATTGTGAGTGTTTGGTCTAAAGCATTAATGAGTAGAAATGTCTTCTCAGTATGGTGATTGTGAAtttggttttgttgtgttttgaacAGTGGGAACATCTGCAAGAAGAGATTGCAGTAAAGGAGAAACAGATAAAAGCTGTGGAAGCAAATGtgataaagaaaatacaaattctgaaaacattttttcattctgTAATACTAATAAGTCCTTTCCTTTTTAGCTTCAGAATCTCaggaagacatttgaaaagaaatttaaagtgCAGGAAAAGTTCAAGAACGAAGTATGTAACAACCTTGATACTCTAGGCACTTAGCATTATACCCAATTCAAGAGGCACTTTTATCACGTTTGTCTTCATTGTtaactttcagaataaaattctTAAGAAACAAATTGCAAAAGAAACTGCTAAATCTACTCAACTAGAAAAGACGGTAGGTAGATTTGAGCTTTTGTTACTATAAAACTTAGTCATCAGCAACAATAAacatttgtgttattgtttatttaactaATTAATGCACCctcaatttgtaaaaaaaaaaattaaaaaaaattgctttttcatTGGatttggtgttccctcgcccagATTTGGGTCACCGGGGTCCCATTCTAGAGCTAGGCCTGGAAGGGGGGCACAATGGCAagcgcctggtggccgggcttttacccacgGAGCCCAGCCGGGCTCAGCCTGAAGAGGAGACATGGGtaccccctcccatgggcccaccacctatgagaggggccaaaggggtcgggtgcagtgtgtgatgggtggcggccgaGGGAGGGGgtcctggcggtccgatccttgGTTCCAGAAGCTGGCTCtcgggacgtggaatgtcacctctctggtggggaaggagccggagctagtgtgtgaggttgagaggttctggctagaaatagtcggtctcacctcgacgcatggctctggttctggaaccagtctccttgagaggggctggacatacttccactctggagttgcccatggtgagaggcgtcgggcaggggtgggcatacttgttgctccccatcttgGCGCCTGTATGTTGGGGTTTACCTCAGTGAACAAGAAGGTAGCACTCCCTCCGCCTACaggtggggggacgggtcctgactgttgtttgtgcttaGTGGCCGaacaacagttcagattacccacccttcttggagtccttagagggggtactggagagtgccctTCCTGGttactcccttgttctgctgggggacttcaacgctcacgtgggcaatgacagtgagaccttgaggggcgtggttgggaggaacgcccccccccccgatctgaacttgagtggtgttctgttgttggacttctgtgctcatcacagattgtccataacgaagaCCATGTTCAGgtataagggtgtccatatgtgcacttggcaccaggacaccctaggccacAGTTTGATGATCAACTTtgtcatcggatctgcggccatatgtcttggacactcgggtgaagagaggtgcggagctgtccactgaccaccacctggtggtgagttggctccggtggtgggggaggaagccaatcagacctggcaggcccaaacgtgttgttaGTGTCTTCTGGGAACGTCTGGTttaatcccctgtgagacggagctttaacttcCGTCTCCGGCAGAACTTTGAACATGTTCTGGGGGAGGTGGCAGTCCCTGTGGGactccagaagcagctgatgggtaccggtgggcgaagcggcatgcagctcgggtggttgctgaggcaaaaactcgggcttgggaggagtttggagaggccatggagaaagacttctgcACGGCTTCGAGgtgattctggtccaccatccggcatCTCAGGAAGGGgaagcagtacagcaccaacactATTTATAGTTTGATGGTGTGTTGCTGATCTcaactcgggacgttgtgggccggtgggcagaatacttcgaatacctcctcaatcccaccaacatgccttccattgaggaagctgagcctggggactttgggttgggctctccaatctctggggacaaAGAatgagatcgcggatacaagcggccgaaatgggttttctccgtagggtgtctgggctctcctttagagatagggtgagaagctcagtcatctgggagtcactcagagtagagccgctgcttcTTCACATCGAGAGAAGCTAGTTGAGGTGGCTgtcatctggtcaggatgcctcctggacgcttccctggtgaggtgttccgggcacgtcccaccgggaggaggccctggggaagacccaggacatgctggagggactatgtctctcggctggcctgggaacaccttgggattcccccggaggagctggaacaagtggctggggagagggaaatctgggcctcccttctgaagctgctacccccgcggcCCAACCCCAgataaagcggaagaagatggatggatggatgtttttttttggtttgtttttgttttagattgaCAAGCTTCAAAGGGAGTCCAAGGACTACAAGACAATGAAAGAGGAAGAttatcagaaaatgtttaaggaTCTTGaatcaaaatcagttttaacaGCAGAGCTTGAAAATGAGGTCAGTCACAGGATTATTGTATTGTTCTTTTCTGACATTATTCTGACAATATCAAAATTAAGATCAAAATTTATGTTACAGGTACAAAAGCTCAAATTAACAACAGCAGAAGCTGTTAAGAACAAAGAAGATGCCGAGCTCAAGTGCCAGCATAAGATTGCAGATATGGTAGCACTGATGGAAAAACACAAGGTATGGTATAATTAAGTTGCTTTTGTAGTTTAAAATAGTctattttgttgttgctgtattTGTTGTTGGATTTGTCATTGCTAGAGCCAGTATGACCGCATGGTTGAAGAGAAGGACATGGAGCTTCAtaagaacaagaagaaagagacagaggcagTTGCTCGTGCAGAATCACTggtatgatttttaaaaaataatctaaggAATTATAATTTCTTactaatgaaaaatattttctttttaaatcttacaTAAGGAGTTGGActtgtcaaaacagaaaatagaaaatatccaACTAAAGAAACAGTTGAAGacaaaagacacagaaaagGTAGACccctaattaaataaaatatctttctgACCTTGAAAACTAAAgtttgaaaaactgaaagattttaaatgtatataatgAAGTATACACATGTAATATGTGTCATTTTAAGGCACTTCTACAAAAAGAAGTAACTGATTTGAAGAAAGAAACTTCTACTGCAAAGGTCATGCAATTGTCACAAGCAAACAACAAGCAGGTAATCTCAGCACCTAGTGTGGCACAGGTAAGCAGATTTGTTATTATTTGTACTTACCCAATAAATAATCTTTGTCTTTTTAGTCAATTACACTTGATTCTGAGAAAGAGATAGATCTTCAAACTCCAGTGGAAGGCTCAATAAAGAGATACATTTTTGACCTTAGCAAGATCAAGAAAACCCCCTCCAACAAGAGTCCTGCAGTTCTTAGGAAAGCTGTACGTTTTAATTTCCAACACAATTTATTtaagtataattttattttcagtttttagctgGTCTTAGTTGTTAAGTTAGGTAGGAAATTCAATTATTAACTATTTGCGATTCTTGACTAATGGAGACATAATAATAGACATTTTTCAGTTcccaagtttttaaaattgttttaccTCAATTTAGCAACTTCAGATAACGGCAATGATACTGATGTTATCATGTGTACTTTCAGAAattattgttatatttgtaTAAAGATGTGTGTTGAATTTTCAATGTTAAGGTATCAGCCTCCAAAACACCCAGGACACCAAATGGAACAACAGCAAAGACAAAGGTAGGCAACATTTCagtgctttttatttacttagttatctgattttaatgaaaattcaTAATCATTTGATCAAGACAGTaaacagttttctgaaaaatgttcaatatatCATATTTCCTCTGACTTTGCTTTGTAGACTGTTTTCAAAGAAGATACTGAGACTTCAGGAAGTAATAAAAATAGGATTGGTGGAATATCAAAGATGAAAGTAATACACTCtatctttttgacattttccataaggaacaaaaacaagcatgCCTTTTTCCTGACATTTACTCTGTGAATTCTTTTACAGTCATACAGAATAAGAACACCCCCTTCTAATGAAAATGCAGGACAGTGGGGAAAGAACACTTTTGAACTTGACTCAAAGTCTGACAGCTCTGATCAAATTGATTTGTTTGTGAGTGCTGCTTGTTGGAATTTGTATAAGCCTTATTTGTTTATCAAAATTTATTCTACAATTTCTGAAACATTCCAAAGATAATTGattcttgttattttttctgGTAGACCTGTACATATGAACCGGCACCAAGTGATTCTGTTCTGCAGCACAAAcgtaacattttcaaaaaggtaaatattaacataataATGTGTCACATTATGATACCATACAACCTGACAAGGTTGAGGTGACGAGAGAAAAGAATTGAGCCATTTCATAATTTTgttgtctgttttataattgttttgtttgttgccaGATTCAGAGCCCCATTGCTCTTAAATCACCTGGAAGTAACTTGAAGCTGGCTGCAATAAAAAGAATGAGAGATGCTGGTTGGACTGCAGTGACCAACTGcgacaagaaaaagaagaagactagtgataaaatatttgcataagtTATCTCAATAGAGAACAGATAAATAGAACATTTTAGACAGGTATTGTGTTATTCCTTCATATGTTGATGGTTCTGATGAAATAAGTTATTCTAATATCTAAAGGGTCTAGTCTTAATATTGTTCACTTATACATGCTTGGAATTTATAGTTCTTGAGGTTGTAGGTTTTCTTTGGAAGTTCACTGTATATGACTACAAAGTCATGCTctttttagctaaaaataagCTACTTTTATGTATGTTTGGAATGAACTTAGCTTTATGAAAATTTGTAGTGTTAATGTGGTGACATTGCTGTAAttgaaaaaatatcttattcaaattgaaaactttttgaACAGGTTTAGTCTTAATATTTGCTCATTTATATGATTTTAGAGctaattttgtgaaaaacactTTAGATGTTGACTACAATGTCACCCTCTTTGCTTTAAAGTTCTTgtgaaaaatttttttttttccataatacTGTTGTTTGGAAAAACGTTATGCTTAAAACTGTTAGCAATTCCCTTAGTTCGTTCtacataaatctttattgttaaTTTGGTAAAGGTGTTGTTATGTGAATatatttgtttggtcatttccacaaactaataaaattatttaattcattatAGTTACATCAGTCATTGTTATTCATTATTACTTCCAGTATTATTTCCTGttggtaaataatttaattccacTGGTTATTTTTAGTCCTGAAATAACACTGATTCATGGAGGAGAAATGGGATTCTGTCCATGTCCATATTAGTGGGTTACCACTGTGATTTAGCATAGAGGTCTCTCTTTAGTGAAGGAAATCAAGGCGAAATTGTGACGGTTCTGCAGGAGTGGGTGGCACATTGTCGTAGATTGGATGGGCATCATAAAGTCCTCCAGAAATAACAAGGGTGTCATCATCAAGCACAAATCCATCTGTTGAAAATTGAACAGTTGCTTTTATCAGGTAATGGTGACTGAAATTGATTGGATTTACTACATGATAAAGTATCAGTCTTTACCTGTGCCATCTGTGGTGTCAAGACGTTGATGCAAGTACTGgaatttatgtttgcatttgtgAAACATGATCATAACTATTGTCAAAGCAAAGAGCCCAAGCATGCCGCTGAAGATTATTGTCATATTTCTCTCTGATATGTTAAGTCTCAAACCTAACAGTACAGAAAGGTAAGGCGTTAAAATCATTGACATaaccagtggaaaaaaaatacgtTAAGTCATTGAACATGGACACAGATACTTACCTTCTGTAGCATTTGCTGAAACTGTAGATGTAGTCATGCTGTGAGATGAGTTTACAGTTGAACCTAGTGTTGTATCAGATGTAGTATTCAAATGTGTTGTAGTCTGGATGGTTTGTGTGGTTATTGTAAGCGCAGGTGATTGTGCGGTTGGTGTAGTGGTGTTTAGTGATCCATTGCCTGTTGGCGAAGTCAATGTAGCTGACTGAGAGGTTTGATGTTGACTTGTGTTTTCAGTTGCAGCCACTGTAGTAGAGAAGGTATTATTGCCATGATTTGTGCTGGTATATTCGGCTGTGTCCTTGGTTGAGGTTAAGAGAGTAGTTGGAGTTACAGTAGAGTTAAATGAAGTTGATGCTACAGTGAATTCTGTCAGGTTTAAGCCAAGGTTTGGAGGAGTTGTGAAGGTTACATTCTGGTTGTCCGTGTGTgccattttaaaagaaagtacCAGGAGGAAATAAACCAGGGGTGCCACGATAGTTTCCATAGAGCTTAAATCCTGTTTTGGAAAGCAAAACATGGAAATGCTTGTCAGATAAAATTAATCCTTTTTGCAATGTTTTAGTTCTGCCTtaagattaaacatttttaaatcccaGCAGTAAAAAAGGTAGACAAACCTTTTTTACTGTAgacagcagtaaaaaaaaatgtgcttttgtaAGCAggttctttatatttttaaattttagataaTATGTCCAGAAGGAAACATATTTAAGAAGACTGAGCATA
Above is a genomic segment from Xiphophorus couchianus chromosome 20, X_couchianus-1.0, whole genome shotgun sequence containing:
- the sycp1 gene encoding synaptonemal complex protein 1 isoform X1, encoding MDKDRGFRFKLLVPPRVSHGHINAVRPQGTVGNHLLNSEQQVASSLKRDNSSSGELYSNLFDEVEKIQSWKVKVENDTAEKERRLQDNKRTIETQRKAIQDLQFSNESLSIKLEEQISENEDLRSKNNTTRNLCNILKETFQRSSEKMHLFESEREETHHLFMENSGSIKKLLSAFESLRIRVEADQQEMQKVKKDLLQFEDLKEKYHQEYIMKDKENEMVQKKLENKENELQKALLNLNETQKYCKRLQDSTKQQFELLQSLKTEKESLLQNLKSAEQSCEEFKKKEENTAAVLEKSENEYKEIIQDKDLNIQELNRVKTEQAEKLEKIETTIKDLKNSQALEIQRVKDLEDKLMKKSSELERNEKLLGETMEEVTKKEYLIKALEKELGIELKSTESLKFKIDTLEARVNELISELSRKTEEIQMLTNEKEVALNENSHLKEIKVKELEGQLSLEIKKNKECTFQMEQLKEDILQHEVKYEALLSSFDKLQSENMAIQQEFEDGLSRVKESKENMKVSEENIVNLKRKAQKLEEENKCLRDEISTIKKRVSGTCQDTYTMQKNAEEIWEHLQEEIAVKEKQIKAVEANLQNLRKTFEKKFKVQEKFKNENKILKKQIAKETAKSTQLEKTIDKLQRESKDYKTMKEEDYQKMFKDLESKSVLTAELENEVQKLKLTTAEAVKNKEDAELKCQHKIADMVALMEKHKSQYDRMVEEKDMELHKNKKKETEAVARAESLELDLSKQKIENIQLKKQLKTKDTEKALLQKEVTDLKKETSTAKVMQLSQANNKQSITLDSEKEIDLQTPVEGSIKRYIFDLSKIKKTPSNKSPAVLRKAVSASKTPRTPNGTTAKTKTVFKEDTETSGSNKNRIGGISKMKSYRIRTPPSNENAGQWGKNTFELDSKSDSSDQIDLFTCTYEPAPSDSVLQHKRNIFKKIQSPIALKSPGSNLKLAAIKRMRDAGWTAVTNCDKKKKKTSDKIFA
- the sycp1 gene encoding synaptonemal complex protein 1 isoform X3; amino-acid sequence: MDKDRGFRFKLLVPPRVSHGHINAVRPQGTVGNHLLNSEQQVASSLKRDNSSSGELYSNLFDEVEKIQSWKVKVENDTAEKERRLQDNKRTIETQRKAIQDLQFSNESLSIKLEEQISENEDLRSKNNTTRNLCNILKETFQRSSEKMHLFESEREETHHLFMENSGSIKKLLSAFESLRIRVEADQQEMQKVKKDLLQFEDLKEKYHQEYIMKDKENEMVQKKLENKENELQKALLNLNETQKYCKRLQDSTKQQFELLQSLKTEKESLLQNLKSAEQSCEEFKKKEENTAAVLEKSENEYKEIIQDKDLNIQELNRVKTEQAEKLEKIETTIKDLKNSQALEIQRVKDLEDKLMKKSSELERNEKLLGETMEEVTKKEYLIKALEKELGIELKSTESLKFKIDTLEARVNELISELSRKTEEIQMLTNEKEVALNENSHLKEIKVKELEGQLSLEIKKNKECTFQMEQLKEDILQHEVKYEALLSSFDKLQSENMAIQQEFEDGLSRVKESKENMKVSEENIVNLKRKAQKLEEENKCLRDEISTIKKRVSGTCQDTYTMQKNAEEIWEHLQEEIAVKEKQIKAVEANLQNLRKTFEKKFKVQEKFKNENKILKKQIAKETAKSTQLEKTIDKLQRESKDYKTMKEEDYQKMFKDLESKSVLTAELENEVQKLKLTTAEAVKNKEDAELKCQHKIADMVALMEKHKSQYDRMVEEKDMELHKNKKKETEAVARAESLELDLSKQKIENIQLKKQLKTKDTEKALLQKEVTDLKKETSTAKVMQLSQANNKQVSASKTPRTPNGTTAKTKTVFKEDTETSGSNKNRIGGISKMKSYRIRTPPSNENAGQWGKNTFELDSKSDSSDQIDLFTCTYEPAPSDSVLQHKRNIFKKIQSPIALKSPGSNLKLAAIKRMRDAGWTAVTNCDKKKKKTSDKIFA